AAGTATTAGTATCCTATAAATAAATATTTGATCAGGCCAAAAAAAATTCTAAACACATCCTAAGAAAAGCCCATATTTTACTTATTCCAGTAATTTTCCCAATATTATGATGAACTATTAATTAATTCCCCTGACAATAAATCTTGACAATAAATAAATTGGAAATGTAATTGTTCATATTGTTCTGGTTGTAATATTATATAGTATCAATATAGAGTTTCTGAGACGCCTCAGGAAATATTATAATTAATCAAAGTGAAGAATATGGATGTTAAAAATCATGAAAAAACCCCTGATAAAGTGTTCTCTGGCAGGGAACTATACTCGGTTAGGGAATCTTACTGGATTTTTCATGCAGGAATTCGAACTATAAAATACATGTCGAGGGCAAAAAAGAACAAAAGTTTAAGCCCAAAGTTCATTGAAAGGCTAATGTTAGCAGTGACTGAAGTGAATGACTGTGCCTTATGCTCATATGCCCATACTAAAAGGGCACTTGAAAGCGGAATGAGCAATGAAGAAATCCAGAATATGCTCTCTGGTGTTATGGAAGATGTTCCCAGCGATGAACTTGAAGCAGTCATCTTTGCCCAACACTATGCCGACACCAGGGGAAACCCCACTAGAGAATCATGGGAACGTATTATAGAAATCTATGGTGAGTCTAAAGCAAAAGGAATACTTGGTTCCATACGTACCATCATGATTGGAAATACTTATGGCATTCCCTGGAGTTCTTTTTTCAACAGACTAAAAGGCAAAGGAGATCCAAGAAGTAGTTTACTTTATGAGTTTAAAATGATTTTAGGAACTCTTTTAACACCCATATCTTTCATCCATGCTTTGATTTCTGATTTATTTAAAAAACCAATAATTAATTTTTAATGTGAAGGATGTTTAATCAATTTTATGCAATGTGCAGTTAAAAATACCCCTATTATTAATATCATCCCAGTAGACTTCAACAATTAATATTATGCGTGAAAAGTGATGGTATTTAGAAATAAAGTGGATATTATAGTTTTTCTTCGTAACTAATTACACCACTCGGTGTTCTGTTCACCAATCAGTTATTTTACCTTCGTCATCTCTATTTTCCAACAATTCAACGGTCAATATATAAATAACGCAGGTAATGAAGAAATAATAATACACTTCCCATCTTTCACCAGTAAACCAGCACGTAGGTGAAAATCCCTTAATCATTTGAGAAGCAAATCCTAAAATAAGCAAACATAATATAAGGGAGCTTAGCCTTTTTCCGCCATACTTATAGATTTTTATTAAACTATAAACAACTGAAAATGTAACAATTGAGTATATGCCAGAAATTATCATAATATGACTTAAATCGGAGTGTAATAAACCATACTCTGTTACTGCTTTGTTCATGAAGGCGATTATTGGCGAATATCCCACTAGAAAAATCAATATTAATAAACTTAGGATAAGAATTAGAGGGATCATGCTGATTAATAGTGGGATCTTTTTCTTAGTGATGGAGTATATATAAATAGTCAGGGCTCCGAAGAAGGTAAGGTAAATTGGGCCAAATTTAACTGGACCGTAAGGAGTAATGAATTTATATATCAATGCGCTAATGCCCAAATCTATCTTATTGATTATTGTTAAGGTGTAATATTCCGGGAAACGGCGTAAAATATCTTTCATGTATCTTGCTTGGTTTCCAGGGCACAAATAGAAGTTTAAAAAGCCCAAAAATATGATGAACAACATTAAAAAAATTGATTTTGGGATTTTTATTTTCTGGTACCAGCAGTATAAAATGATAAAGACATAAGCTCCAGCAACAATAAATAACAAAATTTCATTATTTATGGCAAATATCAATGAAAATATCATTATGCCATAAATAGCCAGATTTTTAATGATATGTAAATTATTCAGATTATTTTCATTGAATAAATATTTTTTCACCAGATAAAAATGTAATAACATGAAAAATAATGGCCATGTATAAGTTATAGTGGATGCTATGTACCCCGCGGACCATAAGGCACCATTTATTGTGTAAATGTATAGTAATACCAGAACACAAGATAAAGAGTAGTAGATCAATGATTTTTTTTCATTAATTTTATTGTCATTAAATGTTATTTTGGGAATTATAACAGCAATTAATGTGAAAATAGCTGAATCAATAATATTCCAGATTATTTGAGGTAGCCCTGCAAATATTGTTATGAAGAATTCAATTATTAGTCGTGAAGTCCAGGTTTCATAATGCCATGCTAAAAAAACAAATATATTCTGCTCGTAATACACCTTACTAAAGTATAGGTCATCCCCTGCAGGGATTAACCTAGAATGCCACAGGAAAATTATTATAAAGAAAATAATCAAGGGAAGATACATCAAAAGAGATGATTTCTTAACATGCAGTTTAGTGGTTATCATTTCAGTCCCTAATTGTTTATTTAATACTTAATGGGATGTTAATATTTATTAATGTTGGTTAGGTAATCTGCAATGATCTTTTCAAAATCAATCACAATTCAAACAACTTGAAACAATGATTGCACATATGTATCAGTGGGATCTCTTTTATTTTAATAGATTTTTTTTGGGCATTTTAAAGAAGTGTAATTTTATCAGTCCTCTGGTTCTAATATTATGTTTGGAAAAAGTCAGGATAATGAAATTGTTGTAATGAAAACAGGGCATTTGAATGTGTATTATGTGGGTTGTGTCACCGAAACGGAAAAATACTAATAAATTAAATGCCAGTCATGACCTCTTGTTTATCATACAATCCAATGCAAATGAAGAAGAATTTAAACAGATTTTCAGTGATTTCATCACTGAAAACGGAGAGTTTAAAAGGTGGGAATTCAGCTTTATTTCAATAAAAACGGTTTTTACAGTTTCAGTTCCGATCAACAAGTGTTCCCTTATCAAGAATTTTAAATCCAATAATATATATTCATTTAATGAAGGGAATGATTGCAGTAAATTAATAAAGAAACAATATATGTCAGATGATACAATCAATGATAAATAGGTGAAAGGTGATGTTTAAAGAGTATTTTCAATTTTACAGTTAGTTGGGGCAATTCGGCTACAAAGTCTTCCAGGGGATATCAACCCACAGCTTTTTTCACCAGAGCGGTGATCTTAGTCTCTTCGGCGGCAGTTAAATCCTTCAGTGCAAATGAAGTCGGCCAAAAATTATCTTCATCGAGCTTAGCATCCTCGGTGAAACCCAACATCATGTACCTCTCGTCTTTAGCTCCCAGGATGAAGCAATGACCTTACCATCCCTGGCATATGGGGGCATCCCGTGCCAAGTTTTTGGTTTGAGTAATGGTGAGCTGGCTTTGATGATATTTTTACTTTACATTTACTTATTTTTTTCTAACTGAATGACTATGAGATAAACAAATTTCTCAACTGGAACCCAATGAGGACGGTTTCACGAATGTCACCAGTCACATGATGAGGAAATTCTTCAACACCCCGTTATATTAATGCAGGAGTGGCAGAGGAAATTAGGGGGCGCGTGTCAGGCATAAGCTTATGACCAGGTTCGGGATATATGCTCTCCTAGTCGACCCAGATGAGTTAGGGAATAGTTACTGGAGGTAATATTGAACACCTACTTGTCAA
The window above is part of the Methanobacterium sp. genome. Proteins encoded here:
- a CDS encoding carboxymuconolactone decarboxylase family protein, which encodes MDVKNHEKTPDKVFSGRELYSVRESYWIFHAGIRTIKYMSRAKKNKSLSPKFIERLMLAVTEVNDCALCSYAHTKRALESGMSNEEIQNMLSGVMEDVPSDELEAVIFAQHYADTRGNPTRESWERIIEIYGESKAKGILGSIRTIMIGNTYGIPWSSFFNRLKGKGDPRSSLLYEFKMILGTLLTPISFIHALISDLFKKPIINF